The proteins below come from a single Pedobacter aquae genomic window:
- a CDS encoding Ig-like domain-containing protein, with the protein MFFSFGFTTEALAQCGTGAIPINLSSSPDATIVTPLLTRNEPGSCITFSITLHPGAQGIRFAIQDGANPPGALTYSINCGPSQTYGQIVCLTGVGPHIVTFCKPGNNANSYAVTSVPNVQAQSNSPTGSSVSSQVCEGGTLSLTATTIPNATYSWSGPNGFASNVQNPIIPNVSAAAAGTYTVVVTAPGSCGTPSSSTQVTINPKPATPIATANGPICEGGSISLFASTIPGASYSWTGPNGFTSTLQNPVINNASTAASGTYTVRAVSGNCISDASTTNVVVNPKPVATATPTVASLCSGSTSAIVLSSNVASTTFSWTVTTTGNITGASAGSGSSINQNLVNTGTNNETVTYTITPTANGCAGDPITVTLTVAPTPQRAPITPLSQTICSGSSTNLPLSSTVANTTFSWIVTQNGVTGAFAGSGTSINQILSTTGASSGTATYTVTPILNGCSGTSFNITVSVNPLPVVTVPNNLVYCDGDNVPVTNFSSTSVGTTFSWTSSNPALGLAASGTGNLPSFTATNTTNAPITSIIIVRGTANGCEGAPASFSITVNPRIIVSVPSNLTVCDNTIISASNFSSNLAGTTYTWTNSNTSIGLASSGTDNVPSFTATNTSGATQTATITVTPSLNGCSGIPSSYTITVEPLPNVTVSTTQTSSCVSNDGTITVTATGTGTLAYSKDGGINFQTSNIFTGLPAGSYPIAVRNALGCIVYANPVTSVTAPNPPVKPQLSTNNPVCVGEVFSIGIVSPAAGTTYNWTGPNGFIASGPSITINNPTAGSYAVTAITGGCSSESETFSLVVKPSPIVNVPSNMVVCNNSSIPATNFSSNPNGATYTWTNDNTAINLPASGNGNINSFTATNNTNAPITATITVTPSLNGCVGTPRSYTITVNPSPIVTATPPSQSICSGSAPSIQLSSNIPGTTYSWTVVQTGVSGATSGTGNVIDQVITATSGTAVYTITPTANGCVGNPINVTINVYAVPVVETTAGDSQEICSGTSTNIPLFSSTSGTTYNWTVVQNGVTGAFNGSGTGPIAQNLVATSNVTGTAVYTIIPVSNACTGNPITVTVFVKPLAEVSVPNNFEVCAESQIPASVFTSTVAGTIYNWTNSNPAIGLVASGGGNVPSFIAKNTGTTPITGTITVTPSLNGCNGPSKTYILTVKPQPRAIKPNDITVCAGNTVAQEILQSLPSGATYIWTNSNSAIGLASSGIGNIPAFTAINTSGTPVTAVITIIPTVNGCIGLPTSYSITVNPSPNLNISPAEAIICAGGSVTLSVSGANSYTWSPATGLNTTSSATVVASPSVTTTYTVFGVGNFGCAYAKTVKVIVNPRIVLASTIKNISCNGANDGEINLNISGGTAPYNVSYSLNSGPSSSLINTSSGLVNFNNLSAGNYSISVVDAVGCTEIINIVINQPSPLSATASINNTTCKTSSDGRITIAPSGGTAPYSYNWVNQNSTSAVLNNVPAGSYTVTIRDANNCTFSLSSTISSGNCPPVALDDNFVTAEDTPINAIVATNDIDADGDVLTFTRLSNPANGSISFNSNGSFTYVPNSNWSGTTFFDYRVCDPLGLCDIARVTITVTPVNDAPIANDDSFSQTEDNPINTTVTNNDFDIDGDALVYTRISNPANGSLIFDPNGTFTFTPNPNWHGTTSFDYQVCDPNNLCDIATVTIRINPVNDPPTAVNDNFFEREDRPVQGTISTNDSDPDEDNLTFIRLSSPANGNITFNNNGTFTFIPNSNWNGTTSFDYQACDPFGLCTRATVFINITPVNDPPLAINDNFTGVEDVMINGSVAPNDRDIEGDPLSFNILTNPTNGSITFNTNGTFNFRPHNNWNGTTTFTYRVCDNQNLCDTATVTIVISPVNDPPTAINDRFLVVKDSLITETVARNDFDVDGDFLTFTRLTNPFHGSITFSGNGNFTYVPNRNFVGRDSLRYRICDPSGLCNTATVTFLIQPRVIVNLIPPTGEILEGESITIKAQLTEALLEDVIVNLVNTGSANFPLDYELRASTQSLFFPAGSIFSTDSLIIASKIDALKEPAENVEVNIASTSSVFVRIGTGSNIIITDKYPESKPIGPEENPDINPDPYISPNGDGIGNEGFVIYNIEKYLDNELIIFNRWGNAIFRARNYNNKDNLFTGSANTGILTNENVVLVDGVYYFLVYTTDNAGVRRMNKGYIILRR; encoded by the coding sequence ATGTTTTTTAGCTTTGGTTTTACAACCGAGGCCTTGGCGCAGTGTGGAACAGGCGCAATACCCATAAATTTGAGTAGTTCGCCTGATGCAACAATTGTTACTCCATTATTAACACGTAACGAACCTGGAAGTTGTATTACATTTAGTATTACATTGCATCCAGGAGCACAAGGAATTAGGTTTGCTATCCAGGACGGAGCTAACCCACCAGGAGCATTAACTTACAGCATTAACTGTGGCCCTAGCCAAACATACGGTCAAATTGTTTGCTTAACAGGAGTAGGCCCTCATATTGTTACCTTTTGTAAACCTGGAAATAATGCTAATAGCTATGCTGTAACTTCTGTACCTAATGTGCAAGCACAAAGTAATAGTCCTACAGGTTCAAGCGTATCAAGTCAGGTTTGTGAGGGAGGAACGTTAAGTTTAACAGCTACCACTATCCCAAATGCTACTTATAGCTGGTCTGGACCAAATGGTTTCGCTTCTAACGTACAAAATCCAATTATCCCAAATGTTTCAGCAGCTGCTGCCGGAACTTATACAGTAGTTGTTACAGCCCCAGGTAGCTGTGGAACTCCATCAAGTTCTACACAGGTTACCATAAATCCAAAACCAGCAACACCTATTGCTACTGCTAATGGACCAATTTGTGAAGGGGGGAGTATTAGCCTTTTTGCTAGCACTATACCAGGGGCAAGCTACAGCTGGACAGGGCCTAACGGGTTTACATCAACCTTACAAAATCCAGTTATTAATAATGCAAGTACAGCTGCATCCGGAACTTATACCGTTAGAGCAGTTAGCGGTAATTGTATTTCAGACGCAAGCACAACAAATGTTGTGGTAAACCCTAAACCGGTTGCTACTGCAACACCAACCGTAGCTAGTTTATGCTCTGGCTCAACCAGTGCTATCGTCTTATCTAGCAACGTAGCATCAACAACATTTTCTTGGACGGTTACCACAACAGGTAATATTACTGGTGCTTCTGCGGGAAGTGGATCAAGTATCAACCAAAATCTTGTTAATACAGGCACTAATAATGAAACGGTAACTTACACCATCACCCCCACTGCAAACGGCTGTGCTGGCGATCCTATTACTGTGACTTTAACTGTTGCACCAACTCCGCAGAGAGCACCAATAACACCACTATCTCAAACTATTTGTTCTGGAAGTAGTACTAATTTACCGCTAAGTTCTACCGTTGCTAATACAACTTTTAGCTGGATAGTAACACAGAACGGCGTAACCGGAGCTTTTGCAGGAAGTGGTACTAGTATCAACCAAATATTATCTACAACAGGTGCCAGTAGCGGAACAGCTACCTATACCGTTACTCCTATTTTAAATGGTTGTAGTGGAACATCATTTAATATCACAGTAAGCGTAAACCCTTTACCAGTGGTTACTGTGCCAAATAATTTGGTTTATTGTGATGGAGATAATGTACCAGTTACCAACTTTAGTAGTACTTCAGTAGGTACTACTTTTTCATGGACAAGTTCTAACCCAGCACTTGGTTTAGCAGCATCTGGAACTGGGAATTTACCTTCATTTACAGCTACCAATACTACAAATGCACCAATCACCAGTATTATTATAGTTAGAGGAACAGCTAATGGCTGTGAGGGTGCTCCTGCAAGTTTCAGCATTACTGTAAACCCAAGAATTATTGTAAGTGTACCTTCTAATTTAACTGTTTGTGATAATACCATCATCTCTGCTAGTAATTTTAGTAGTAACTTAGCTGGTACAACATATACTTGGACAAATTCTAATACGAGTATAGGCTTAGCATCATCTGGAACAGATAATGTGCCTAGTTTTACGGCTACAAATACCAGTGGTGCAACCCAAACCGCCACCATAACAGTGACCCCTTCTTTAAATGGATGCTCTGGAATACCAAGTTCTTATACCATTACGGTAGAACCTCTCCCTAATGTTACTGTTTCAACAACACAAACTTCATCTTGTGTCAGTAATGATGGAACTATTACCGTAACAGCTACCGGAACTGGCACATTAGCATATTCTAAAGATGGTGGAATAAATTTCCAGACTAGTAATATTTTTACTGGTTTGCCTGCTGGGAGTTATCCAATAGCAGTAAGAAATGCTTTAGGTTGTATTGTTTATGCAAATCCGGTAACCTCTGTAACAGCACCTAATCCTCCGGTAAAACCACAATTATCTACTAACAACCCGGTTTGTGTAGGAGAAGTATTTAGTATAGGTATTGTTTCTCCGGCTGCCGGCACTACCTACAATTGGACTGGCCCTAATGGTTTTATTGCTAGTGGTCCATCTATAACTATTAATAACCCAACAGCAGGAAGCTATGCGGTTACCGCTATTACAGGCGGTTGTAGCAGTGAATCTGAAACTTTTAGTTTAGTAGTAAAACCCTCGCCAATTGTTAACGTACCGTCTAATATGGTAGTTTGTAATAATAGCTCCATTCCTGCTACTAACTTTAGTAGTAACCCTAATGGAGCTACTTATACATGGACAAATGACAACACTGCTATTAACTTACCCGCAAGTGGAAATGGTAATATCAATAGTTTTACAGCTACTAATAATACAAATGCCCCTATAACAGCTACCATAACCGTTACACCAAGCTTAAATGGTTGTGTTGGAACACCAAGAAGTTATACCATTACAGTTAATCCATCACCTATTGTTACTGCCACCCCTCCTAGCCAAAGTATTTGTTCTGGTAGTGCGCCATCCATACAATTATCTAGCAATATACCCGGAACTACCTATTCTTGGACAGTAGTACAAACCGGAGTAAGTGGAGCAACATCGGGAACGGGAAATGTTATTGATCAAGTAATTACTGCTACATCAGGAACGGCGGTTTATACGATTACGCCCACGGCTAATGGTTGTGTGGGAAATCCTATCAATGTTACTATTAATGTTTATGCGGTTCCGGTAGTAGAAACTACCGCCGGAGATAGCCAAGAAATTTGCTCTGGAACAAGCACTAATATTCCGCTTTTTAGCAGTACCAGTGGTACCACTTACAATTGGACGGTTGTTCAAAATGGTGTAACAGGAGCTTTTAATGGTTCTGGAACTGGTCCGATAGCACAAAATTTAGTTGCCACCAGTAATGTAACTGGCACAGCTGTTTACACGATAATTCCTGTTTCTAATGCTTGTACTGGTAACCCAATTACCGTTACAGTTTTTGTAAAACCATTAGCAGAGGTAAGTGTACCTAATAATTTTGAGGTTTGTGCAGAATCTCAGATACCTGCGAGTGTTTTTACAAGTACAGTTGCGGGTACCATTTACAACTGGACAAATTCTAATCCGGCTATTGGGCTGGTAGCCAGTGGCGGTGGAAATGTACCCAGTTTTATAGCTAAAAATACTGGTACTACGCCTATTACTGGTACTATTACAGTAACCCCAAGTCTTAATGGCTGTAATGGTCCATCAAAAACTTATATTCTAACAGTTAAACCTCAGCCTAGAGCTATAAAACCTAATGATATTACTGTTTGTGCAGGCAATACTGTAGCGCAAGAAATATTACAAAGCTTACCTAGTGGGGCTACTTATATCTGGACAAACTCTAATTCTGCTATAGGTTTGGCAAGTAGTGGAATAGGAAACATCCCAGCTTTTACAGCAATAAATACATCAGGGACACCTGTTACGGCCGTAATAACTATTATACCTACAGTAAATGGATGTATTGGTTTACCAACCAGTTACTCTATAACAGTAAATCCTTCACCTAATTTAAATATCAGCCCGGCAGAGGCTATTATTTGTGCTGGTGGTAGTGTAACCCTTTCGGTAAGTGGTGCAAATAGTTATACATGGTCTCCTGCTACAGGGTTAAATACAACATCATCTGCTACGGTTGTTGCATCACCATCAGTAACAACAACCTATACTGTTTTTGGAGTTGGAAATTTTGGTTGTGCTTATGCTAAAACAGTGAAAGTTATTGTTAACCCTCGTATCGTTTTAGCATCAACAATTAAAAATATTAGTTGTAATGGAGCTAATGATGGAGAGATAAATCTTAATATTTCTGGTGGTACAGCCCCTTATAATGTTTCTTATAGTTTAAATAGCGGCCCTTCTTCAAGTTTAATCAATACTTCATCTGGCTTGGTAAACTTTAATAATTTAAGTGCCGGAAATTATAGCATTAGCGTAGTTGACGCTGTGGGATGTACAGAAATTATCAATATTGTTATTAACCAACCGTCTCCTTTATCGGCAACAGCAAGTATTAATAATACGACTTGTAAAACATCATCTGATGGTAGGATAACCATTGCGCCTAGCGGAGGAACAGCCCCTTATAGCTATAATTGGGTAAACCAAAATAGTACAAGCGCTGTGTTAAATAATGTACCTGCTGGAAGCTATACTGTAACAATTAGAGATGCCAATAATTGTACCTTTTCTTTGAGTTCTACTATTTCATCAGGAAATTGCCCTCCAGTGGCTTTAGATGACAATTTTGTCACAGCAGAAGACACACCAATAAATGCTATTGTTGCAACTAATGATATTGATGCAGATGGGGATGTTTTAACTTTTACAAGATTAAGCAACCCAGCTAATGGTAGTATTTCTTTTAATAGCAATGGTAGTTTCACTTATGTACCTAATAGTAATTGGAGTGGCACTACATTTTTTGATTATAGAGTTTGTGACCCCTTAGGTTTATGCGATATTGCAAGAGTTACTATTACCGTAACCCCAGTAAATGATGCCCCGATTGCTAATGATGACAGTTTTTCTCAGACAGAGGATAACCCTATTAATACCACAGTAACCAATAATGATTTTGATATAGATGGCGATGCTTTGGTTTACACCAGAATAAGTAACCCTGCCAATGGTAGCTTAATTTTTGACCCGAATGGTACTTTTACCTTCACGCCTAATCCTAATTGGCATGGTACAACTTCTTTTGATTATCAGGTTTGTGACCCTAATAATTTATGTGATATTGCAACTGTAACGATTAGGATAAACCCTGTAAATGACCCTCCGACAGCCGTTAATGATAACTTCTTTGAAAGGGAAGATAGACCTGTACAAGGTACTATAAGTACAAATGATTCTGACCCTGATGAGGATAATTTAACTTTTATTAGGTTAAGTAGTCCTGCTAACGGTAATATCACATTTAATAATAATGGTACGTTTACTTTTATACCTAATTCTAATTGGAATGGGACAACATCTTTTGATTATCAAGCTTGCGATCCTTTTGGTTTATGTACCAGAGCAACTGTGTTTATCAACATCACTCCGGTAAACGACCCTCCATTAGCAATTAATGATAATTTTACAGGTGTAGAAGATGTTATGATAAACGGGAGTGTTGCACCTAATGATCGTGATATTGAGGGTGACCCTCTATCATTTAATATTTTAACTAACCCAACCAATGGTAGCATAACTTTTAATACCAATGGTACTTTTAATTTTAGACCTCATAACAATTGGAATGGCACCACAACCTTTACTTATCGGGTTTGTGATAACCAAAACTTATGTGATACGGCAACCGTAACAATAGTTATTAGCCCGGTTAATGACCCACCAACGGCCATTAACGATAGATTTTTGGTTGTAAAAGATTCTTTAATAACTGAAACAGTTGCTAGAAATGACTTTGACGTTGATGGTGATTTTTTAACTTTCACGAGACTTACCAACCCTTTTCATGGTTCTATCACTTTTTCTGGAAATGGAAATTTCACCTATGTTCCAAATAGAAATTTTGTAGGTAGAGATTCTTTACGTTACCGGATATGCGATCCATCGGGTTTATGTAATACCGCAACAGTTACTTTTTTGATACAACCTAGAGTCATCGTTAACTTAATACCTCCAACCGGAGAGATTTTAGAAGGTGAAAGTATAACTATTAAGGCGCAACTAACCGAAGCATTACTAGAAGATGTTATTGTTAATTTGGTAAATACTGGCTCTGCAAACTTTCCTTTAGATTATGAACTTAGAGCAAGTACACAAAGTTTATTTTTTCCAGCTGGCAGTATTTTTAGTACTGATTCTTTAATTATAGCTAGTAAAATAGATGCTTTAAAAGAACCTGCTGAAAATGTGGAGGTGAATATTGCTTCAACTTCGTCGGTTTTTGTGCGTATAGGTACCGGGTCTAATATCATCATCACAGATAAATATCCAGAAAGCAAACCTATAGGCCCTGAGGAAAACCCAGATATTAATCCAGATCCATACATTTCTCCAAATGGTGATGGTATTGGGAATGAAGGTTTTGTTATTTATAATATTGAAAAATATCTTGATAATGAACTTATTATCTTCAATAGATGGGGAAATGCTATTTTTAGAGCCAGAAATTATAACAATAAAGACAACTTATTTACTGGAAGTGCCAATACGGGTATATTAACCAATGAAAATGTTGTTCTGGTTGATGGGGTTTATTATTTTCTGGTTTACACTACGGATAATGCTGGTGTCAGAAGAATGAATAAAGGATATATTATTTTGAGGAGGTAG
- a CDS encoding fibrinogen-like YCDxxxxGGGW domain-containing protein: MNHLKLNVLLFIIIIPFLAHAQVMPMSFIQRNNASGFGDGKTSATAGSSAFQIKRDYPSSTDGIYWIKNVNINSNTPFQIYADMTTDGGGWTLILKNSNSAGWTYENAISLNTSMPFTNTADVISTSTANYSIIGWADFIKRSASGFQYMIDATTRRSHGAIWTANGNYSFVKTDNSQTNITINTKFGNWAYINDNGISERMPWYQNDCGQITTDNGGGNWWGTLVSRCTGWIPTPWIDNAGGGTTNPNPGILWYWVR, translated from the coding sequence ATGAACCATCTTAAATTAAACGTTCTACTTTTTATAATAATTATTCCTTTTTTGGCACATGCTCAGGTTATGCCTATGAGTTTTATTCAGAGAAATAATGCGTCGGGCTTTGGCGATGGTAAAACAAGTGCTACAGCTGGTAGCAGTGCTTTTCAAATTAAGAGAGATTATCCAAGTTCTACAGATGGTATTTATTGGATTAAGAATGTAAATATCAATAGTAATACGCCATTTCAAATTTATGCAGATATGACTACTGATGGTGGTGGCTGGACTTTGATTTTAAAGAATTCTAATAGTGCTGGCTGGACATATGAAAATGCAATTTCATTAAATACATCTATGCCATTTACTAATACTGCAGATGTCATCAGTACATCAACAGCTAATTATTCTATCATTGGCTGGGCAGATTTTATCAAAAGAAGTGCATCCGGCTTTCAATACATGATTGATGCAACAACAAGAAGAAGCCATGGTGCAATTTGGACTGCTAACGGTAATTATAGTTTTGTGAAAACCGATAATTCTCAAACCAACATTACAATTAATACCAAATTTGGTAATTGGGCTTATATAAATGATAATGGTATTAGCGAAAGAATGCCATGGTACCAAAATGATTGCGGACAAATAACTACCGATAATGGCGGAGGCAATTGGTGGGGAACCTTAGTTTCTCGTTGTACTGGCTGGATTCCAACTCCTTGGATAGATAATGCGGGTGGGGGCACAACAAATCCCAATCCTGGTATTTTATGGTATTGGGTTAGATAA
- a CDS encoding LamG domain-containing protein: protein MKNIKSSILFLFLLVPLLGAAQVVPISFLQRNAVPSIVTNSLILNLDAGDITSYAGTGTTWINKGTGGTTYNATMYSNPSNPTFTVNGAASYFNFNGTNGFSLARPVQDNMTWAAWIKTSQTGGGSGQFYTAYSIFGGEMPGGTNDYAVVMGNGKLGFGNGANDITSYTTKSINDNLWHYITVTRNATSGEVNLYIDGVLDKTFTTSTGSLTGPSKIGIAYNANVTGDPKFAGNIAIAQAYSIVLTAKQVLDNFEALKSRFGY from the coding sequence ATGAAAAATATTAAATCAAGTATTTTATTTCTTTTTCTACTAGTCCCATTGTTAGGAGCTGCACAAGTAGTACCTATAAGTTTTTTACAAAGAAACGCTGTGCCTTCAATTGTTACCAATAGCCTAATTTTAAATTTAGATGCGGGAGATATAACCAGCTATGCAGGTACCGGAACCACTTGGATAAATAAAGGTACTGGAGGAACTACCTATAATGCAACTATGTATAGTAATCCAAGTAATCCTACATTCACAGTTAATGGAGCAGCTAGTTATTTCAATTTTAATGGTACGAATGGATTCTCTCTTGCCAGACCAGTACAAGATAATATGACTTGGGCAGCTTGGATTAAAACCAGTCAGACTGGGGGTGGATCAGGCCAATTTTATACGGCTTATTCTATTTTTGGAGGTGAGATGCCCGGCGGTACTAATGATTATGCAGTAGTAATGGGTAACGGTAAATTAGGTTTTGGAAACGGAGCAAACGACATTACATCCTACACCACAAAATCTATCAATGATAACTTATGGCATTATATTACAGTAACTAGAAATGCTACTTCTGGAGAGGTTAATTTGTATATTGATGGTGTTTTAGATAAAACTTTTACTACCTCTACGGGGTCCTTAACTGGACCTTCTAAAATTGGTATTGCTTATAACGCAAATGTTACTGGCGACCCAAAGTTTGCAGGAAATATTGCCATTGCCCAAGCCTACTCCATTGTTTTAACAGCAAAACAAGTCCTAGACAATTTTGAAGCACTTAAATCCAGGTTTGGATATTAG
- a CDS encoding LamG-like jellyroll fold domain-containing protein produces MKKLKSSFFSFLFLSSSLGFSQVMPFSFYQSKINTSNLVTNSLIVNLDAGNTSSYPGNGITWTDLSGNGNHGTLFNGVAFNSSNGGSLVFDGVNDYADITSNSFGSATILTIEGFVKWVSGSGGMFFGFTTYDVWTESGTLGYNTGGGNVVGISAAIVSNLNLVGNWHHYTFVMKSSGLLSTNKIYIDGVDVGVLTPVVRTDANIPGFNNNLRLCSWNNGGFLGNMQYGNLRIYNRELTASEIQQNYNVLKSRFGM; encoded by the coding sequence ATGAAAAAACTTAAATCATCTTTCTTCTCCTTTCTATTCTTATCATCTTCATTAGGGTTTTCGCAAGTAATGCCTTTTAGCTTTTATCAATCTAAGATTAACACTAGTAATTTGGTTACTAACAGTTTAATTGTAAATCTAGATGCTGGTAATACGTCATCATACCCTGGAAATGGCATTACTTGGACAGATTTAAGTGGTAACGGTAATCATGGTACTTTATTTAATGGGGTCGCCTTTAATAGTTCAAATGGTGGATCTTTAGTTTTTGATGGTGTAAATGATTATGCCGATATCACTTCTAATTCATTCGGCTCGGCAACCATACTAACCATAGAGGGTTTTGTGAAATGGGTTTCTGGCTCTGGAGGGATGTTTTTTGGTTTCACTACTTATGATGTATGGACTGAAAGTGGAACACTCGGTTATAATACCGGAGGGGGTAATGTAGTTGGAATATCGGCTGCTATAGTTTCGAATTTAAACTTAGTGGGTAATTGGCACCATTATACATTTGTTATGAAAAGTTCAGGCCTATTATCTACAAATAAAATTTATATAGACGGTGTTGATGTGGGGGTACTAACTCCGGTAGTAAGAACTGATGCTAATATTCCTGGTTTTAACAACAACCTAAGATTATGTAGTTGGAACAATGGAGGTTTTCTCGGAAATATGCAATATGGTAATCTTAGAATTTATAATCGCGAATTAACAGCTTCAGAAATTCAACAAAATTATAATGTATTAAAATCAAGATTTGGCATGTAA
- a CDS encoding LamG domain-containing protein codes for MGHIPRAGCHGCYCNKLFFAVTYTHANTLHKFWINGVSQGSGVSASINTGIAEARIGHRVTGSEVWGPNGQIYQILVYNRALSDSEILQNFNANKAKYGL; via the coding sequence ATGGGCCACATACCCAGGGCAGGGTGCCACGGTTGCTACTGCAACAAATTATTTTTTGCAGTAACTTATACTCATGCTAATACACTGCATAAATTTTGGATAAATGGTGTTTCGCAGGGATCAGGTGTTTCTGCTTCCATAAACACTGGTATAGCCGAAGCTAGAATTGGACATAGAGTAACTGGTAGCGAGGTTTGGGGGCCAAACGGACAGATTTACCAAATATTAGTTTATAATAGAGCGCTCTCCGACTCAGAAATTCTACAAAATTTTAATGCTAACAAGGCTAAATACGGTTTGTAA
- a CDS encoding LamG domain-containing protein, giving the protein MKQLKSTILFLFLITPWLGKAQVVPVSFLGKPPQATIADGPIINSGLVVNLDAGNTASYSGTGTTWTDLSGNGNHATLQNGVSYNSGNGGYLRLDGADDIVSSINLSSYTNFTLEIWIYDTRSSGERDILSYNGNAGSYTFNGSSFRTDGNGLGGRSYGTVGQPPLNTWYRFCITKGANLFINQTKHTGTGNENPYGVLNFGGTRSDVNSRLNGRIAIVRIYNRTLTDLEIQQNYNALKSRFGL; this is encoded by the coding sequence ATGAAACAATTAAAATCAACTATCTTATTTCTTTTTCTAATAACTCCATGGTTGGGAAAAGCACAAGTAGTGCCAGTAAGTTTTTTAGGAAAACCACCACAAGCTACTATAGCTGACGGCCCCATAATAAATTCTGGATTAGTTGTAAACCTAGATGCAGGTAATACAGCATCTTACTCTGGAACTGGAACAACTTGGACAGATTTAAGTGGTAATGGCAATCATGCAACTCTTCAAAATGGTGTTAGTTACAATAGTGGCAATGGGGGATATTTAAGATTAGACGGTGCTGATGATATTGTATCAAGTATAAATTTATCATCCTACACTAATTTTACTTTAGAAATCTGGATTTATGATACACGGAGCAGTGGAGAGAGAGATATCTTATCTTACAATGGGAATGCAGGATCTTACACATTCAATGGTTCATCGTTTAGAACTGATGGTAATGGTTTAGGAGGAAGAAGTTACGGCACAGTAGGACAACCTCCTCTAAATACTTGGTATAGGTTCTGTATTACTAAGGGGGCTAATCTGTTTATCAATCAAACTAAACATACTGGAACCGGAAATGAAAATCCATACGGAGTATTAAATTTTGGCGGTACTAGATCTGATGTTAATTCCCGATTGAATGGAAGAATTGCTATAGTTAGAATTTACAATAGAACACTTACGGATTTAGAAATTCAACAAAATTATAATGCATTAAAATCAAGGTTTGGTCTTTAA
- a CDS encoding glycine-rich domain-containing protein — translation MKFKTRCFIFILLSSFNLQAQQSFFRSNNSYAAPKEPINEIGLTVVGGGGGGGGDVGGGGGGGQVVNVSNYDITGLQSLTITVAVQTDYPAGYNHFGRNGGNSSVSGGNAGTITAMGGNGGRSRSSGGPGTNTGWNGGGGSYDYNAAHAGQGGFAGGNAFSGRSCGGGGGSGGAGQAATITNPGNGGLGVLSIVDGKYYGGGGGGGEYGGTATGLGTHGGGDGGRTGPTFGKDATPNTGGGGGGGPSTATNLNAGRGASGLVLIRYLGAPKAIGGEISQINGFTLHTFKSSGVFVIN, via the coding sequence ATGAAATTTAAAACTAGATGTTTCATTTTTATTCTTTTATCGAGCTTTAATTTACAAGCCCAGCAGAGTTTTTTCAGAAGTAATAATAGTTATGCTGCGCCTAAAGAACCAATTAATGAAATAGGATTAACTGTTGTTGGTGGCGGCGGCGGAGGTGGCGGCGATGTTGGCGGCGGCGGAGGTGGCGGTCAGGTTGTAAACGTTTCTAATTATGATATTACTGGTTTACAAAGTTTAACTATCACAGTTGCCGTACAAACAGATTATCCAGCTGGTTATAATCATTTTGGTAGAAATGGAGGCAATTCTTCTGTTTCAGGAGGAAATGCAGGAACAATAACAGCAATGGGGGGCAACGGTGGAAGATCTAGAAGTTCCGGAGGGCCTGGCACAAATACGGGTTGGAATGGTGGTGGTGGTTCTTACGATTATAATGCTGCACATGCTGGGCAAGGTGGTTTTGCAGGTGGTAATGCATTTAGTGGCAGAAGCTGTGGAGGAGGAGGAGGTTCTGGTGGGGCTGGGCAAGCTGCAACGATTACCAATCCTGGCAATGGTGGTTTAGGCGTACTCAGTATAGTTGATGGTAAATATTACGGTGGCGGCGGTGGCGGCGGTGAATATGGAGGTACTGCAACTGGTTTAGGTACACATGGAGGCGGCGATGGAGGTAGAACAGGGCCTACTTTTGGCAAAGATGCCACACCTAATACTGGTGGAGGTGGAGGAGGCGGGCCTTCAACAGCAACTAATTTGAATGCAGGTAGAGGAGCTTCCGGACTTGTACTTATAAGATATTTAGGTGCGCCTAAAGCAATAGGAGGTGAAATATCTCAAATCAACGGATTTACCCTACATACCTTTAAATCATCAGGAGTTTTTGTAATAAATTAA